In Geminocystis sp. NIES-3709, a single genomic region encodes these proteins:
- the gltB gene encoding glutamate synthase large subunit yields the protein MTNSFMDNDKLTPFQGQPWLVKERDACGVGFIAYQDNRKSNKLIKQALKALHCMEHRGGCGADRETGDGSGIMTGIPIEIFKTWFAENNIEMPPFEEWGVGMVFLPQDEKQAEKGRKYVEEMVAVESLKTLGWREVPVNPDVLGQQAKENQPRIEQIIVTSGDTLYKGDELDRRLYVARSRVGKKLTDDFYICSFSCRTIVYKGLVQGDVLEKFYQDLSNPAYESRFAVYHRRFSTNTVPKWPFAQPMRVLGHNGEINTLIGNINWMTVREANLELPGWSQEEFDGVTPIVNMANSDSYNLDSSLELLVRTGRSIPEALMILVPEAYNNQPELDKYPEIVDFYNYYSGLKEPWDGPALLAFSEGKTVGACLDRNGLRPARYAITKDGYVVVGSEAGVVDLDESEIIEKGKLGPGEMIVVDLEHNKILKNWEIKQEIASQKPYGQWLKEYRLHLDRETFTKGGDVVGGLSYTALVQQQTAFGYTLEDVEMIITAMARDGKEPTFCMGDDIPLAVLSDKPRLLYDYFKQRFAQVTNPPIDPLRESLVMSLQMHLGERGNLLQIEPKNAHTLVIDSPVLFESDLDFIKQSDFATVELSTLFAIESGPDGLKLALERLCNEATKAVKEGHQIIILSDQVRSKGFSPSISTEYSYIPPLLAIGAVHQHLIKEGLRLKTSLIADTAQCWSTHHYACLIGFGASAVCPYLTLQTVSAWLHDEKTQKLMENEKIDRISEEEALNNYRKSVEAGLLKILSKMGISLLASYHGAQIFEAIGLGPDVMELAFKGTTSRVGGLNLQEVANEIISFHQKAFPELQAKKLENYGYVNYKKGGEYHMNSPEMAKALHKAVASYGTQEGYDHYEWYRNYLQDRPLTALRDLLEFKSDRNAISIDDVESVESIVKRFCTGGMSLGALSQEAHETLAIAMNRIGGKSNSGEGGEDPNRYNIIDEVDEHGKHPLFPHLKGLQKGDRAASAIKQIASGRFGVTPEYLMSGEQLEIKMAQGAKPGEGGQLPGKKVSEYIAMLRRSKPGVTLISPPPHHDIYSIEDLAQLIHDLHQINPSAKVSVKLVSEVGIGTIAAGVAKANADVIQISGHDGGTGASPLSSIKHAGCPWELGVTEVHRTLLENQLRDRVLLRADGGLKTGWDIVMAALMGAEEYGFGSIAMIAEGCIMARVCHTNQCPVGVATQQERLRQRFSGVPGDVVNFFYFVAEEVRSILAKLGYRSLDEIIGRGDLLTYRHDAKLTKTKALVLDCLTNLPDVTTNRDWLNHGDTHTNGNVLDDEILADTVITDAIHHQDIVTKEIKIINTDRSVGARIAGVIAKQYGDYGFNGQLNLNFKGTAGQSFGAFNIQGMNLHLEGEANDYVGKGINGGLIVIVPPTESTFEASDNVILGNTCLYGATGGELYANGRAGERFGVRNSKATAVIEGAGDHCCEYMTGGLIVVLGSVGRNVGAGMTGGLGYFLDEEGNFEAKVNPEIVKIQRICTPEGEAQLKELITIHVHKTGSKKGQLILDNWANYLPKFWQVVPPSEAENPEVKAQKELTTV from the coding sequence ATGACAAATTCTTTTATGGATAATGATAAATTAACACCCTTTCAAGGACAACCTTGGTTAGTGAAAGAAAGAGATGCTTGTGGTGTAGGTTTTATTGCCTATCAAGATAACCGCAAATCGAATAAATTGATAAAACAAGCCTTGAAAGCCTTACACTGTATGGAACACAGAGGTGGATGTGGTGCTGACAGAGAAACGGGTGACGGTTCGGGTATTATGACTGGTATCCCTATTGAAATATTTAAAACATGGTTTGCAGAAAATAATATCGAAATGCCTCCTTTTGAAGAATGGGGCGTCGGGATGGTATTTTTACCCCAAGATGAAAAACAAGCAGAAAAAGGGCGCAAGTATGTAGAAGAAATGGTTGCCGTTGAGAGTTTAAAAACCCTCGGTTGGCGTGAAGTACCAGTAAATCCCGATGTTTTAGGGCAACAAGCCAAGGAAAATCAACCTCGCATTGAACAAATTATCGTTACTTCTGGGGATACTCTCTATAAAGGGGATGAACTCGATCGAAGATTATATGTAGCACGTTCTCGTGTGGGTAAAAAATTAACTGATGACTTTTATATTTGTTCTTTCTCCTGTCGTACGATCGTCTATAAAGGATTAGTACAAGGAGACGTATTAGAAAAATTCTATCAAGATTTAAGTAACCCCGCCTATGAAAGCCGTTTTGCAGTATATCATCGCCGTTTTAGTACCAATACTGTACCTAAGTGGCCTTTCGCTCAACCCATGAGGGTTTTAGGGCATAACGGCGAAATTAACACCCTTATCGGTAATATTAACTGGATGACGGTAAGAGAAGCAAATTTAGAGTTACCCGGTTGGAGTCAAGAGGAATTTGACGGCGTTACTCCCATTGTCAACATGGCTAACAGTGACTCTTATAATCTCGATAGTTCTTTAGAATTGCTAGTGCGTACAGGACGCAGTATTCCTGAAGCCTTAATGATTCTCGTGCCTGAAGCCTATAATAATCAACCAGAATTAGACAAATATCCCGAAATTGTGGACTTTTATAACTACTATAGCGGATTAAAAGAACCTTGGGATGGTCCTGCTTTACTTGCTTTCAGTGAAGGTAAAACTGTAGGCGCTTGTCTCGATCGCAATGGTTTACGTCCAGCCCGCTATGCTATCACTAAAGATGGATATGTGGTAGTAGGTTCAGAAGCAGGAGTCGTTGATTTAGACGAGTCAGAAATCATCGAAAAAGGGAAACTTGGCCCCGGTGAGATGATCGTAGTGGACTTAGAACACAATAAAATCCTCAAAAACTGGGAAATCAAACAGGAAATCGCCTCCCAAAAACCCTATGGGCAATGGTTAAAAGAATATCGCTTACACCTCGACAGAGAAACCTTTACGAAGGGGGGAGACGTAGTCGGTGGGTTAAGTTATACCGCTTTAGTACAACAACAGACAGCCTTCGGTTATACCCTCGAAGACGTAGAAATGATCATTACCGCTATGGCACGGGATGGCAAAGAGCCTACATTCTGTATGGGGGATGATATTCCTTTAGCGGTGTTATCCGATAAACCTCGTTTATTGTACGATTACTTTAAGCAACGTTTCGCCCAAGTTACCAACCCTCCCATTGATCCTTTACGGGAAAGTTTGGTAATGTCATTACAGATGCACTTAGGAGAAAGAGGCAATTTACTGCAGATTGAACCGAAAAACGCCCATACTTTAGTTATCGATTCTCCCGTGTTGTTTGAATCTGACTTAGATTTCATCAAACAATCTGACTTTGCTACCGTTGAATTATCAACTTTATTTGCGATCGAATCTGGCCCTGATGGGTTAAAATTAGCACTAGAAAGATTGTGTAATGAAGCGACTAAAGCCGTTAAAGAAGGTCATCAAATCATCATTTTAAGCGATCAAGTTCGTAGTAAGGGCTTTAGCCCGTCTATTTCCACGGAATATTCCTATATTCCTCCTCTCCTTGCAATAGGTGCAGTGCATCAACATCTAATTAAAGAAGGTTTACGCCTCAAAACATCTTTAATTGCCGATACGGCTCAATGTTGGAGTACTCATCATTATGCTTGTCTCATTGGTTTTGGTGCATCCGCCGTTTGCCCCTATCTCACCTTACAAACCGTATCCGCTTGGCTGCATGACGAGAAAACTCAAAAATTGATGGAAAACGAAAAAATCGATCGAATTTCTGAGGAAGAAGCCTTAAATAACTATCGTAAGTCAGTAGAGGCTGGATTACTCAAAATTTTATCGAAAATGGGGATTTCCCTCTTGGCTTCCTATCATGGTGCGCAGATTTTTGAGGCCATTGGATTGGGGCCGGATGTGATGGAATTGGCATTCAAAGGCACAACCAGCCGTGTCGGTGGTTTAAACCTTCAAGAAGTAGCTAACGAAATCATATCCTTCCATCAAAAAGCCTTCCCTGAGCTACAAGCCAAAAAGCTCGAAAATTACGGCTATGTCAACTATAAGAAGGGTGGTGAATATCACATGAATTCCCCCGAAATGGCAAAAGCCTTACACAAAGCCGTTGCTTCTTATGGTACACAAGAAGGCTATGATCATTATGAATGGTATCGCAACTATTTACAAGATCGCCCTCTTACCGCTTTAAGGGATTTATTGGAGTTTAAGAGCGATCGAAATGCTATCTCCATCGATGATGTGGAGTCCGTAGAGAGCATTGTAAAACGCTTTTGTACTGGGGGGATGTCTTTGGGTGCATTGAGCCAAGAAGCTCACGAAACCCTCGCTATAGCCATGAATCGTATCGGCGGTAAGTCCAACTCTGGAGAAGGAGGAGAAGACCCTAACCGCTATAATATCATTGACGAAGTAGATGAACACGGCAAACATCCCCTATTCCCTCACCTCAAAGGGTTACAAAAAGGCGATCGTGCTGCCTCTGCTATTAAACAGATTGCTTCTGGTCGTTTTGGTGTCACTCCTGAGTATTTAATGAGCGGTGAACAACTGGAAATCAAGATGGCACAAGGGGCGAAACCCGGTGAAGGTGGACAGTTACCCGGTAAAAAAGTTAGTGAATATATTGCTATGTTACGCCGTTCTAAACCCGGTGTTACCCTCATTTCTCCTCCCCCTCACCATGACATCTATTCTATTGAGGATTTAGCCCAATTAATCCACGACTTACACCAAATCAATCCTAGTGCTAAGGTATCCGTTAAGTTAGTGTCTGAGGTGGGTATCGGTACGATCGCCGCAGGAGTAGCCAAAGCGAACGCTGATGTAATCCAAATTTCTGGTCATGATGGTGGTACAGGTGCATCACCTTTAAGCTCCATTAAACACGCAGGTTGCCCTTGGGAATTGGGAGTTACTGAAGTACATCGTACATTACTTGAAAATCAATTGCGCGATCGAGTTTTACTCCGTGCTGACGGTGGTTTGAAAACAGGTTGGGATATTGTCATGGCGGCGTTGATGGGGGCTGAAGAATACGGTTTCGGTAGCATTGCCATGATTGCAGAAGGTTGTATTATGGCTCGTGTTTGTCATACGAATCAATGTCCTGTAGGGGTTGCCACTCAACAAGAGCGTTTACGTCAACGTTTCTCTGGTGTACCGGGAGATGTGGTTAATTTCTTCTACTTTGTAGCGGAGGAGGTGCGATCGATTCTCGCTAAATTGGGTTATCGTAGCTTAGATGAGATTATCGGGCGAGGTGACTTATTAACCTATCGTCATGATGCGAAACTCACCAAAACCAAAGCCCTTGTTTTAGACTGTTTAACGAACCTTCCAGACGTGACAACTAACCGTGATTGGTTAAATCATGGGGATACTCACACTAACGGCAATGTTTTAGATGATGAAATCCTCGCTGATACCGTCATTACAGATGCTATTCATCATCAGGATATTGTAACCAAAGAGATCAAAATTATCAATACTGATCGATCGGTGGGTGCAAGAATTGCAGGAGTCATCGCTAAACAATACGGAGATTATGGCTTTAATGGGCAACTCAACCTTAACTTTAAAGGCACTGCTGGACAGAGTTTTGGTGCATTCAACATACAAGGCATGAATCTTCACCTCGAAGGGGAAGCTAACGACTACGTTGGTAAAGGTATCAATGGAGGTTTGATCGTTATTGTACCTCCCACTGAGTCAACTTTTGAGGCTTCTGATAACGTAATTTTAGGCAATACTTGCTTATACGGTGCAACGGGTGGTGAATTATACGCCAATGGACGAGCAGGAGAGCGTTTTGGGGTGCGTAACTCTAAAGCGACAGCCGTAATTGAAGGTGCAGGAGATCACTGTTGCGAATACATGACAGGAGGCTTAATCGTTGTTTTAGGAAGCGTTGGGCGTAACGTGGGTGCAGGTATGACAGGAGGCTTAGGCTACTTCTTAGATGAGGAGGGCAATTTTGAGGCAAAAGTTAACCCTGAAATCGTCAAAATTCAGCGTATTTGTACCCCTGAAGGTGAGGCACAATTAAAAGAATTAATCACTATTCATGTGCATAAAACTGGTAGTAAAAAAGGTCAATTAATTTTAGATAATTGGGCTAATTATTTACCAAAATTCTGGCAAGTTGTACCGCCTTCTGAAGCAGAAAACCCTGAAGTAAAAGCTCAAAAAGAGTTAACCACTGTGTAA